The following coding sequences are from one Prochlorococcus sp. MIT 0604 window:
- a CDS encoding DUF3721 domain-containing protein produces MRIILKNFKFFIFLFFLSLNLNNYSLAHMRGTFLSEEEAEKRALEIGCEGIHKNQDKWMPCKNEKELHIYLRK; encoded by the coding sequence ATGCGTATTATTCTTAAAAATTTTAAATTTTTTATTTTTTTATTTTTCTTATCTCTAAATTTAAATAATTATTCTCTTGCACATATGAGGGGTACATTTCTTTCTGAGGAGGAAGCTGAAAAAAGGGCTTTAGAAATTGGTTGCGAAGGAATACATAAGAATCAAGATAAATGGATGCCATGCAAAAACGAAAAAGAATTACATATCTATTTGAGGAAATAG
- a CDS encoding DUF2839 family protein, producing the protein MGEAKRREELGLPPSQKNELNKSDRYLSWLPITKSRIKKYPYMGVATMALGAIIFLVSGVANSIN; encoded by the coding sequence ATGGGCGAAGCTAAAAGAAGAGAAGAATTAGGATTACCTCCTAGTCAAAAAAATGAATTAAATAAATCTGATAGATACCTTTCATGGCTTCCAATTACTAAATCAAGAATTAAGAAATACCCTTATATGGGTGTAGCAACAATGGCGCTAGGAGCGATAATTTTCTTAGTAAGTGGGGTCGCAAATAGTATTAATTAG
- a CDS encoding DUF2839 family protein, which yields MYGNSSVLIMGEAKRRTNLGIPPREKTEDIKLPQLDKKAIQQKVRTTLYKYPIIPFLFYGAAILILIGGLFYVFKSFNIA from the coding sequence ATGTATGGGAATTCCTCAGTATTAATTATGGGAGAGGCAAAGAGAAGAACAAATTTAGGTATTCCGCCTAGAGAAAAAACAGAAGATATAAAGTTACCTCAACTTGATAAAAAAGCCATACAACAAAAAGTAAGGACTACATTGTATAAGTATCCAATTATCCCTTTTCTTTTTTATGGAGCTGCGATACTGATCCTAATCGGAGGTTTATTTTATGTTTTCAAATCCTTCAATATAGCTTAA